The Lathyrus oleraceus cultivar Zhongwan6 chromosome 5, CAAS_Psat_ZW6_1.0, whole genome shotgun sequence genome includes the window agtACGCATCAGTGCACCAATCATTATTTGAATGCATTTTCACCCTTTTTTTGTGTTGTTGCGTCCGTGCTCCTAAAGAGTACATACAATCAGTAGGAGCTTGAGGTTGAGGACGGTGTTGTGCCTCTTTTAGTTGCTTGTCGATCGAGTCTTATAGTTGGAGTCGCTCTCATTTAGTTATGTTGCATATCTTTCCTTTGATCTTTGATGATGAACCACTTTTCAAACTTATTGTTGTTGAGGCTTTTAGTGCCAAGTGTTTTATAATTTTCGTTGCTTATCAAATGATTTCATTTTCAATCAAATGGTTCAAATATGGTTTGATTTATGTTGAGTAGCATCCTACTTAGAAGGTACATGTGTTATAcctattttatttatttaactGTCGGGTTGGGAAGTAGGGTGTTACTTAGTTGTATTAGAGAAGGATGGTCCATATGACCAAGTTTTATAATGTTGTTTACTCCCTAGTATGTGACATGTGTATAAACACTGTCGATGCCTGTTTCTTATAATAGTTGTGTTCTGGTGTGTAGGGAAATGGTTGGAAGAAATGACCAAGCGATTGCTGATGCTTTTGAGTCAATGGCTCAAATGTTGCAGGATCAACAGAACCAGGCTAGTGATGAGTTCTGTGGATTGGAGAAATTTCAGAGAAACAATCAGGCATGGCTCAGAGGAATTAAGAAGATTTTCCGAGTGATAGCATGTAATGAGGAACAAAATGTGTTGTTTAGTACTCATATGTTATTAGAGGAAGATAAAGACCGATGGAATAATGTGCGTCAGAGACTGGATCCTGTAGGTACTGATATTACTTGGGTTGTGTTCAGAACGCATTTTCTAGAGAAGTACTTTCCTAAGGACATGTGCAGTAATAAGGATATCGGGTTCCTTGAGTTGAAACAAGGAAATTTGACAGTTGCAAAGTATGATGTTAAGTTTGAAGAGTTTACGGAGTTTTGTCCACACTATAATAGTACGACTGCTTAGGGTCTAAAGTCTATCAAAGTTAGAGAGCGGCTTGAGACCCGAGATTAAGCAAGGTATTAGGTGTCATGAGATTCGCCGGTTTTCCATGCTGGTAAATAAGTGCAGAATATATGATGAGGATAATAGACCCCGGTCTACTCATTATAAAAGTTTTAGTGGGAAGAAATGGAAGGATCATAATCGTGTAAAATTGTATAATGCTTCAGCTGAGAAAGGGAAGCAAAAGGCTGATCAGAAGGTTGTAGGTGGGAAAGAGTGAAGTGGGGGAGGGACTCCTACTTCTGTGAGATGTTTCAGATGTGGTGAGTTTGGACATCTTATTTCTGAGTGCAAGAGCACAAATGTGAATTGCTTCAAGTCTAAGAAGTCAGGTCACCGATCTACTGACTATAGGAGTACAACCTGACTTGCTTCTCAAAGGACTATATTGTGCTGCATCTTCAACTATTCTTTTCTTCTCTATTTAAGGAGCTAAAAGTATTAGGGAAAACAACACCAATAAACACCAATTGGCACAAAAAGAGAAGTCGCTCTATCAACATAAAAGTATAAGTTGAAACTTAGGATTTCTTATccttgtatatcttagaaatccCTATATCTTAAAAGAGTTTATTTTGTTGTGTATTATTTATACAtctctgattgtatatcaagtgtataTTTCCAACAATCATTTATTGCTAGGTAGATTGTTAGAATTCTCCTACTAAGTATTTGAGCATTGGAAGTCTTTGCTTGTGTAGttgagcaaagaagtctcttaCTATAGTGTTTGAGAAAAGGAATTatcttgcttgtgtgcttgagtAAAGAAGTCTCTTACTTTAGTGTTTGAGTAAGGGAAGTTCCCTacttgtgtgcttgagcaaaaAAGTCTCTTACTTATGTGTATGATCAAAGGAAatctcttgcttgtgtgcttgagcaaatTGTAATCTTGTATGATTATAGTAAAAATTTCTTATAAGTATAAGGGAACTGAATTACTCTCAAATTGTAAGAGGAATCGGGATAACTCTGTATGTTATTCTTCTTTCTTGCATATTATATCTGCTTTCTACCTTTGACTGAATTAGATTCTATTTGACTGAATCAGATTCTATAACCTTGTATTTAGAATCTGACTTAAGAGtttaaaagaaagaaaaagtaaATACAAATAAACTCTCacttcttgtgtttttctcactTTCATGAACATATTCCTCTTTTTCTCCCGCCACGTTGtttctttaatttatttttattctCTCTATTCTTCTTCTCCAGATTGTTTCTTCGGCCACATTGTTCCAGATTGTTTGGGAAAATTTTGTTTTAGACCATCCTTTGGTTTCGTTCTACCCTAGTGCCGTCACACCCTTCTGATTCTCTCTGTCTCTGGCCGCAAACCCATGTGAATATGATTCATCTTCCTCTTCTTCTTAATATGTTCTACTGCTATTTTATTCATTCTTTGAAAAATGCAATACATGTTGATACATTCTAAGTGTTTCGTTACCATGAAAATGCAATGATAACTAGTTTGAaaaaacacacacacaacactaatttattttgattttgattttttaagGCAATGATTACTTGTTAGAACACACACTAGAGTAGTTTTTGATTTTGATGTTGGT containing:
- the LOC127078983 gene encoding uncharacterized protein LOC127078983, whose protein sequence is MPVSYNSCVLVCREMVGRNDQAIADAFESMAQMLQDQQNQASDEFCGLEKFQRNNQAWLRGIKKIFRVIACNEEQNVLFSTHMLLEEDKDRWNNVRQRLDPVGTDITWVVFRTHFLEKYFPKDMCSNKDIGFLELKQGNLTVAKYDVKFEEFTEFCPHYNSTTA